In Flammeovirga kamogawensis, the sequence TTGATGTCATACTAAATATTTAAACGTAATAACATTCTTAACGAGAATGTAACATAGCATAAATTATAATTAATATTTAATTCAATATTAAACAATTAACGGAGTGTACATTTGTGGTATTATATGTTTAAAGAAGGAATATTAATTATATAGTTTATAATGAGTTACTTAAAAAGTTATGTATTCAGTTTTAGTTGCTTAGTGTTGTTGTTTTGTATAAATGAAGTAAAAGCTCAAACTAAATCAGACACTTTGAACAATACAAATGTGCAACCTGTATATAAATACAATACAAAACAATTGAGTCAAAAAGGTGGAGTAGTTAGCACATTAGCCTTACAACAGGGTTCTCTAATTAATAGTAAAGCTCAATTACAATACAGAGGTTTATCACCAAGGTATAATGCGGTTTATATAGATGGTATTCTTGCGCCGAGTACTGAAACAAGTACAAAAGCTTTTTCATTTAACAGATTACCTTCAAGTTTTGTGAATTCAATTAATGTATATACAAATGGAACAGCTGGGGTATCAGGTGAATTTGCTGGGGCTGCTATAGATATCCATACTAAAGCAACTGTAAATAAAAATTTTAATACTTTTTCGGTTAATCTTGTTTTCTTACCCTATACAACTGGACAAGATTTCTATACACCTCAAAATTATGGAGGTGCTGCAGATTTTTTTGGAGTTGGTGTAGAAAAAAGAAATTTTTCTGATGATATAGCTTCTCCAGATGAATTACAAAATATGTCGAGGAATGAAGCTGCCTTAGAAGCACAGAAATTAGAGAATGTTTGGGGAGTGAATAAATCAAAAGCTTTACCAAATATGGGGTTGTCTTATATAATGGGAAGAGACTTAGGTGGTAATAGGGTAAAAGTTTCTACTGTCAATGGTTTTACATTTAATAAATCCTCTAAAACATATTATGGTGATAGATATGGCTATACAGGTTATACTACAGATGATAACGGTACTGTAACAGGTTCTAAGACTAAATATTATAATGATAACTATACTTACAACCAGACTACAAGTACAAATTTAGTTTCAAATTGGAATTTTGAATTTAGCCCAAAATCAAATATTACGTTTTCTAATTATTACTCTCATACAGCTAATAATATGTTCTCTGTTAGATATGGTTTAGATTATGATAACCAATATGAAAGGGTAGCTTATGCAACAGATTATATTGCTAAATCAATGTATTTAAGTCGTGTAAATGGACATCATGTTCTAGGAGCAGATGAACAAACTACATTAGATTGGGCTGCAGGGTATTCGCACACTACAAGAAAAGAACCTGATTATAGAGTTGCAGCAGCACAACGTTTACTAGGAACAACAGAAGATTTCTATTTATTAATTCCAAGAAGTTCTAAAGCAGATGCTGGAAGTAGGTATGCATCTGTTTTAAAAGAAAATACGTATTCTGGAAGGGTTGATTTTACAAGAAACTTATCTGGTAACGACAATGGAATAGTACTTAAAGCAGGTGTTTATTCAGAATATTCAGCACGAGGTTTTAATAGTAGACTAACTTCATTTGCACAAGATGATAACACAGATTATGAATTAAGATATCCTTCAGCAAGTGAAATAGGTAGTATTTTTGAGTCTGAGAACTTTGGTGAAAATGGCTATTACATGATAGACGGTACAAGGCCTACGGATACGTACACCGCTGATAGTAAATTATTGGCTGAATATGTAGGTTTAGAATTACCTGTAGCATATAAAAGTAAAATTGGTGTAGGAGTAAGGGTAGAATCTTTCAATCAAACATTAGTTTGCGATACTGTTAATGTCAACAATCAAAGCACAGATGTATTGCCTTATCTAAATTATGTAAAAGCAGACGATAAAGGTGGTGTTTTAAAGATGTCATACGCTAAATCAATAAATAGACCAGCATTTAGAGAATTAGCTCCTTTTACCTATTACGATTTTGAATGGAGAACAGATATAGCAGGTAACTCAGAATTAGAAAATACAGAAATTCAGAACATTGATTTTAGTTATTCAAAACAGTTTATACATGGTTTAAAGGTAAGTGGTTCTTTATTTTATAAATACATGAATAACCCAATTGAAAAGGCCTATAAAATACGATCTGAAAGCCCAATGTTTACGTACGAGAATTCCGAATCGGCTCAATTGGCTGGGGTATCTTTAGAAGTAACAACACCTTTAAGTGCAAATAAACATCATTGGTTAAATAAAGTCCATGTAATGGTTAATGCATCTTATATCTATTCTCAGGTACAACTGAGCGAAGAATCTCAAGAGGCTACATCTACAAGAGCATTACAAGGGCAAGCCCCTTATATTATAAATGCAGCTATTAGTTATAAACACAAAGATTTGCTTTTTGCGGTAATGTATAATACGCAAGGTAAGAGTTTGTATACAGTTGGAGATGGACAAGAAACGTATCCTTGGTACTTAATGCCAACACATAATTTAGGCTTTATGGTTAAGAAAACTATGACAAAGAAATTAGACCTTTCGTTTAAGGCTGCAAACATTTTAAACGCTAAAGCAACTTTTTATGAAGATGGTAATATGGATGGTGAAATCGACCTAGGTAATGGAAGTGATAAGTTAATTAGAGAAGTACAAGTTGGCCCATCGTTTACTTTTGGTTTAAGTGTGAAATTCTAAATCTATTAAAATGAAATATTTATATAAAACAATCATCGTTCTTACCGTTGTATTTACTTCTTGTTCTATTAGTTCACCTTCTGATTACAATCCTGAACAACCAGCAGAAGGGGACGATGGTAGTGCAATAACAGGTACTGGAGATATAATCAATTGTTTATTTATAGAAAATAATGCTACATATATTGATATAGATGAAGAAGATACAATTACATCAATTTCTGATTTAAAAGTAGATGATGTTTTCACCTCAACTACATTTGGAAAAGAAAATTATAGAGATGAACTCCCTTTATTAATTTCAACGTCTATTTCTAATTTAGAATTAAATACAGCTCTTCCAACGTTTTTCGAAACGCCAACTTATGTAGGCGCATTTGGTACATCACCATCGAAAGATTGGTACACTAACTCAAATTGGTTTTTGATTGATCCTTCAACTAAAACTTATAATTACAATGAAAATGAAGCAATTAAAATTACTGGTGAAATTACAAATGACATCACTCTATTTGCTGATAAACAGTATTTACTAGTAGGTCAAGTGTTTGTGAAAGAGGGTAGTACGGTAACAATAGAGGCAGGGACCGTTATTTTCGGGTCAGGCAGAACCGGAGGTACAGAACCGGGCGTTTTAATTATTAATAGAGGAGCGAAAATTTTAGCTGAAGGAACGCCTGATAAACCAATTGTATTTACTTCTACAAAACCAGTTGGACAAAGAGATAGAGGAGATTGGGGAGGTTTGGTTTTACTAGGTAGAGCACCTAATAATAAAGGAGATGACGTTACCATAGAAGGTATTGATGCTACAGGAGGTAACGGACAATATGGTGGCAATGATCCACACGATAATTCTGGAACGCTAAAGTTTGTACGTATAGAATATGCAGGTATAGCACTTTCTCCAGGTAATGAGATAAATACGCTAACCTTAGGAAGTATTGGAGATCAAACTCAAATAGACCATATTATTACTTCTTTTGCAGGAGATGATGCCTACGAATGGTTTGGTGGAAATGTAAACTTACATCATATAGTTGCTTACAATACTTTAGATGATGATTTTGACACAGATGCAGGATATTCCGGTAATGTACAATTTGCCTATGTATTGAGAAATGAATTAGCAGCAGATATTAGTGGTTCAAAATGTTTTGAATCAACTACTTCTAAAAATGCAGGAGCTACACCAATTACATCTTGTACATTCTCTAATGTAACAGCTGTTGGGTCATTGTATTTGGCTGATGGTTCTGAAATGTATGATCCTCAATTTCAAAATGGAATAAAAGCATCCAACTTCAGTAATATTACACTTACTAATTCAATAGTTTTAGGTTGTCCTATCGGAGCTCAAAATTACTAATATAAAAAGAGGTGTCTTCAAAAAAAGACACCTCTACAATACACTTAATAACCCATTTATAAGTGTTTATCTATAATAGGCGGTTTTTAGCTACTGTTATTATTATAATTGTCTACTATTTTATGACTATACAAAAGTAGGTA encodes:
- a CDS encoding TonB-dependent receptor plug domain-containing protein codes for the protein MNNTNVQPVYKYNTKQLSQKGGVVSTLALQQGSLINSKAQLQYRGLSPRYNAVYIDGILAPSTETSTKAFSFNRLPSSFVNSINVYTNGTAGVSGEFAGAAIDIHTKATVNKNFNTFSVNLVFLPYTTGQDFYTPQNYGGAADFFGVGVEKRNFSDDIASPDELQNMSRNEAALEAQKLENVWGVNKSKALPNMGLSYIMGRDLGGNRVKVSTVNGFTFNKSSKTYYGDRYGYTGYTTDDNGTVTGSKTKYYNDNYTYNQTTSTNLVSNWNFEFSPKSNITFSNYYSHTANNMFSVRYGLDYDNQYERVAYATDYIAKSMYLSRVNGHHVLGADEQTTLDWAAGYSHTTRKEPDYRVAAAQRLLGTTEDFYLLIPRSSKADAGSRYASVLKENTYSGRVDFTRNLSGNDNGIVLKAGVYSEYSARGFNSRLTSFAQDDNTDYELRYPSASEIGSIFESENFGENGYYMIDGTRPTDTYTADSKLLAEYVGLELPVAYKSKIGVGVRVESFNQTLVCDTVNVNNQSTDVLPYLNYVKADDKGGVLKMSYAKSINRPAFRELAPFTYYDFEWRTDIAGNSELENTEIQNIDFSYSKQFIHGLKVSGSLFYKYMNNPIEKAYKIRSESPMFTYENSESAQLAGVSLEVTTPLSANKHHWLNKVHVMVNASYIYSQVQLSEESQEATSTRALQGQAPYIINAAISYKHKDLLFAVMYNTQGKSLYTVGDGQETYPWYLMPTHNLGFMVKKTMTKKLDLSFKAANILNAKATFYEDGNMDGEIDLGNGSDKLIREVQVGPSFTFGLSVKF